A section of the Acanthochromis polyacanthus isolate Apoly-LR-REF ecotype Palm Island chromosome 1, KAUST_Apoly_ChrSc, whole genome shotgun sequence genome encodes:
- the LOC127533516 gene encoding histone H3-like, which yields MSGRGKGGKGLGKGGAKRHRKVLRDNIQGITKPAIRRLARRGGVKRISGLIYEETRGVLKVFLENVIRDAVTYTEHAKRKTVTAMDVVYALKRQGRTLYGFGGTMARTKQTARKSTGGKAPRKQLATKAARKSAPATGGVKKPHRYRPGTVALREIRRYQKSTELLIRKLPFQRLVREIAQDFKTDLRFQSSAVMALQESSEAYLVGLFEDTNLCAIHAKRVTIMPKDIQLARRIRGERA from the exons ATGAGcggaagaggcaaaggaggaaaAGGACTCGGTAAAGGAGGCGCCAAGCGGCACCGTAAAGTCCTTCGAGATAACATCCAGGGAATCACCAAGCCAGCTATCCGCCGTCTGGCTCGTCGCGGTGGTGTCAAGCGTATCTCCGGTTTGATCTACGAGGAGACTCGCGGTGTGTTGAAGGTGTTCTTGGAGAACGTCATCCGTGATGCCGTCACCTATACCGAGCACGCCAAGAGGAAGACTGTGACCGCCATGGACGTGGTGTACGCTCTCAAGAGGCAGGGCCGCACTCTGTACGGCTTCGGCGGT ACCATGGCCAGAACCAAGCAGACGGCTCGTAAGTCCACCGGAGGAAAAGCTCCCAGGAAGCAGCTGGCCACCAAGGCTGCCCGTAAGAGCGCCCCGGCCACCGGCGGCGTCAAGAAGCCTCACCGTTACCGGCCCGGCACCGTGGCTCTGAGGGAGATCCGCCGCTACCAGAAATCCACGGAGCTGCTGATCCGTAAGCTGCCCTTCCAGCGCCTCGTCAGAGAGATCGCTCAGGACTTCAAGACCGACCTGCGCTTCCAGAGCTCGGCCGTCATGGCTCTGCAGGAGTCCAGCGAGGCTTACCTGGTCGGCCTGTTCGAGGACACCAACCTGTGCGCCATCCACGCCAAGAGGGTCACCATCATGCCCAAAGACATCCAGCTGGCCCGCCGCATCCGTGGAGAGAGAGCTTAG
- the LOC110963744 gene encoding late histone H2A.2.2, which translates to MSGRGKSAKSRAKAKSRSSRAGLQFPVGRVHRLLRKGNYAKRVGAGAPVYLAAVLEYLTAEILELAGNAARDNKKTRIIPRHLQLAVRNDEELNKLLGGVTIAQGGVLPNIQAVLLPKKTEKASKAK; encoded by the coding sequence ATGTCGGGACGAGGAAAGAGCGCGAAGTCCAGAGCCAAGGCCAAGAGCCGCTCCTCCAGGGCCGGACTCCAGTTCCCCGTCGGCCGTGTCCACAGGCTGCTAAGGAAGGGAAACTATGCCAAGCGTGTCGGTGCCGGAGCTCCCGTCTACCTGGCGGCTGTGCTGGAGTACCTGACCGCTGAGATCCTGGAGCTGGCTGGAAACGCCGCCAGAGACAACAAGAAGACTCGCATCATCCCCCGTCACTTGCAGCTGGCTGTCCGCAACGACGAGGAGCTCAACAAGCTGCTGGGCGGAGTGACCATCGCTCAGGGCGGCGTGCTGCCCAACATCCAGGCGGTGCTGCTGCCCAAGAAGACCGAGAAGGCTAGCAAAGCCAAGTAA
- the LOC110963741 gene encoding histone H1-like — MAEVAPAAAAVSPAPPIKIKKKNKTVRNKATCGQLILKAAASSNDRKGVSLCALKRAMCGEGYDVEGNTGRIKCALKKLVETGALVQVKGSGASGSFKVGKVTEKTKKKDKKGAKLRVKKAAEAKPTANKSLTPKKAKKKATKKESPRKPAAKKPSAKKPTTKVPAAKKARKSAAVKPKKPAPKKSTKKPAAKKSTKKAAPKKSTKKAAPKKAAAKK, encoded by the coding sequence ATGGCAGAAGTTGCTCCCGCTGCAGCCGCCGTTTCTCCGGCACCTCCTATCAAGatcaaaaagaagaacaagacTGTGAGGAACAAAGCCACATGCGGCCAACTCATCCTGAAGGCGGCGGCCAGCTCCAATGATCGCAAAGGTGTGTCCTTATGCGCACTGAAGAGGGCGATGTGCGGTGAAGGATACGACGTGGAGGGAAACACTGGTCGCATTAAATGTGCCCTCAAGAAGCTGGTGGAAACAGGTGCTCTCGTGCAGGTTAAGGGAAGCGGAGCTTCCGGATCCTTCAAGGTCGGTAAGGTAACTGAGAAGACCAAGAAGAAGGACAAGAAAGGGGCGAAGTTGAGGGTCAAGAAAGCGGCGGAAGCGAAACCCACAGCCAATAAGAGTCTAACCCCGAAGAAGGCAAAAAAGAAAGCCACGAAGAAAGAAAGCCCCAGGAAACCAGCCGCCAAGAAACCATCGGCCAAGAAGCCGACTACTAAGGTACCAGCAGCCAAGAAGGCGAGGAAGTCCGCAGCAGTCAAACCCAAGAAACCCGCTCCCAAGAAATCCACCAAGAAACCCGCTGCCAAGAAATCCACCAAGAAAGCAGCTCCCAAGAAATCCACCAAGAAAGCAGCTCCCAAGAAAGCAGCAGCCAAGAAGTAA